In one window of Helianthus annuus cultivar XRQ/B chromosome 17, HanXRQr2.0-SUNRISE, whole genome shotgun sequence DNA:
- the LOC110924889 gene encoding protein PFC0760c-like, with protein MNKVLENMLGKSIEQRFEEIEVEELRTKCQAEIDAEMKYKGKSVEGSEVTERSIVLSNDPVSPIQNPVPISVVSTIFEEEVLLKDITAEGNEEDDSEEDDDEEDDDEEKVFSASSHSDDDDNDDDDNQGGTGVKVTEASNEKNVDDYMNDDANEVSKSADGEGEQVGDQNVDESEKLILHIEPDVEEGEIRHTYTLDEVLKMFNVNENEFKFDFEEELNAFDINHQPEYEYKYVEEADVYDRVKVEDCTDEDSMNEDTSEFPTLMEFFSQENRDELRRKVAEILKDKNFDGTTKDPLKEERKKWFKNSNDKKFKRPLKYY; from the coding sequence ATGAACAAAGTACTTGAGAACATGCTTGGTAAATCTATAGAGCAGAGATTTGAGGAGATAGAGGTGGAAGAGTTAAGGACAAAATGTCAAGCAGAGATAGATGCAGAAATGAAGTACAAAGGAAAAAGTGTTGAAGGTTCTGAAGTTACAGAAAGATCAATAGTTCTATCGAATGATCCTGTATCCCCTATTCAGAATCCTGTGCCTATATCTGTTGTATCTACTATCTTCGAGGAAGAAGTTTTACTTAAAGATATTACTGCTGAAGGTAATGAAGAAGATGATAGTGAAGAGGATGacgatgaagaggatgatgatgaagaaaaagtaTTCTCTGCTAGCAGTCACAGTGATGacgatgataatgatgatgatgacaatcAGGGTGGTACTGGAGTTAAAGTGACTGAAGCATCAAATGAAAAGAATGTTGATGACTATATGAATGATGATGCAAATGAAGTATCAAAGAGTGCTGATGGAGAGGGGGAGCAAGTAGGTGATCAAAATGTTGATGAAAGCGAAAAGTTGATTCTTCATATCGAGCCCGATGTAGAAGAGGGAGAAATCAGGCATACATATACGTTGGATGAAGTTCTGAAGATGTTCAATGTGAATGAAAATGaattcaagtttgattttgaggAAGAGTTGAATGCGTTCGATATCAATCATCAACCTGAATATGAGTACAAGTATGTGGAAGAGGCAGATGTCTATGACAGGGTTAAGGTTGAGGATTGTACAGATGAAGATAGTATGAATGAAGACACTTCTgaatttccaactctgatggaatTTTTCAGTCAAGAGAATAGAGATGAGCTGAGGAGAAAAGTTGCCGAGATTTTGAAAGATAAGAACTTCGATGGTACTACAAAAGATCCTCTGAAAGAAGAACGCAAAAAGTGGTTCAAGAATAGCAATGATAAGAAATTCAAGCGTCCTTTGAAGTATTATTAG